A single Curtobacterium sp. MCJR17_020 DNA region contains:
- the dnaA gene encoding chromosomal replication initiator protein DnaA, whose amino-acid sequence MTMPADPVEDLWSSVLGILSEDPRITPQLHGFLNLVEPKGVLAGTLYLEVPNDLTRGMLEQRIRIPITEAVARIGDDSVANFAITVNPDMASEPRVDPNVPEYAEPVQEAVEQSAAPRQYIEAPFVPSQIDSPGTSGRPESRLNPKYNFDNFVIGSSNRFAHAAAVAVAEAPAKAYNPLFIYGDSGLGKTHLLHAIGHYAESLYPGIRVRYVSSEEFTNDFINSIANNRSNQFQQRYRDIDILLIDDIQFLQGKDSTQEAFFHTFNTLHDHNKQVVITSDVAPKHLTGFEDRMRSRFEWGLITDVQAPELETRIAILRKKAQSDHLQVPDDILEFMASKVSSNIRELEGTLIRVTAFASLNRTAVDMALVQTVLKDLITLDEDNVVAPTDIINHTAEYFKLSVDDLYGSSRSQAIATARQIAMYLCRELTSLSLPKIGQLFGNRDHTTVMYANKKITELMKERRSIYNQVTELTSRIKQDRRYR is encoded by the coding sequence ATGACGATGCCGGCCGACCCCGTCGAGGACCTCTGGTCATCCGTACTCGGAATCCTCAGCGAAGACCCCCGCATCACACCGCAGCTCCACGGGTTCCTCAACCTGGTCGAACCGAAGGGCGTCCTCGCCGGCACCCTGTACCTCGAGGTCCCCAACGACCTGACCCGCGGCATGCTCGAGCAGCGGATCCGCATCCCGATCACCGAGGCCGTCGCCCGCATCGGTGACGACTCGGTCGCGAACTTCGCCATCACGGTGAACCCGGACATGGCGTCCGAGCCGCGTGTCGACCCGAACGTCCCGGAGTACGCCGAGCCCGTCCAGGAAGCGGTGGAGCAGAGCGCTGCACCCCGCCAGTACATCGAGGCACCGTTCGTGCCGAGCCAGATCGACTCCCCGGGCACGAGCGGCCGGCCGGAGTCGCGGCTGAACCCGAAGTACAACTTCGACAACTTCGTCATCGGCTCGTCGAACCGCTTCGCCCACGCCGCAGCGGTCGCGGTGGCCGAGGCTCCGGCGAAGGCCTACAACCCGCTCTTCATCTACGGCGACTCCGGGCTGGGCAAGACCCACCTGCTCCACGCCATCGGGCACTACGCCGAGAGCCTCTACCCGGGGATCCGCGTCCGGTACGTGTCGAGCGAGGAGTTCACCAACGACTTCATCAACTCGATCGCGAACAACCGCTCGAACCAGTTCCAGCAGCGGTACCGCGACATCGACATCCTGCTGATCGACGACATCCAGTTCCTGCAGGGGAAGGACTCCACGCAGGAGGCCTTCTTCCACACGTTCAACACGCTGCACGACCACAACAAGCAGGTCGTCATCACGTCGGACGTCGCACCGAAGCACCTGACCGGCTTCGAGGACCGCATGCGGTCGCGCTTCGAGTGGGGCCTGATCACCGACGTGCAGGCGCCCGAGCTCGAGACGCGCATCGCGATCCTCCGCAAGAAGGCGCAGTCCGACCACCTGCAGGTGCCGGACGACATCCTCGAGTTCATGGCCTCGAAGGTGTCGAGCAACATCCGGGAGCTCGAGGGGACGCTCATCCGCGTCACGGCGTTCGCGAGCCTGAACCGGACGGCGGTCGACATGGCCCTGGTGCAGACCGTCCTCAAGGACCTGATCACCCTCGACGAGGACAACGTCGTCGCGCCGACGGACATCATCAACCACACCGCGGAGTACTTCAAGCTCTCCGTCGACGACCTGTACGGCTCGTCCCGCTCGCAGGCGATCGCCACCGCGCGACAGATCGCGATGTACCTGTGCCGCGAGCTCACGAGCCTGTCGCTCCCGAAGATCGGGCAGCTGTTCGGCAACCGCGACCACACCACGGTCATGTACGCGAACAAGAAGATCACCGAGCTCATGAAGGAACGACGGTCGATCTACAACCAGGTCACCGAGCTCACGAGCCGCATCAAGCAGGATCGCCGCTACCGCTGA